A portion of the Chryseobacterium tructae genome contains these proteins:
- a CDS encoding DUF1599 domain-containing protein, whose protein sequence is MSKTSVQFEKVISQCRDLFSKKLQDYGPAWRVLRPSSITDQIYIKVNRIRTLQMTDVKMVDESEEDEFIAIVNYSIIGLIQLEKGLSNDFNENKEEILSLYDKYSHEAQALMERKNHDYGEAWRDMRISSITDLIYQKVLRTKQIEDNQGKTIVSEGLDANYFDMLNYAVFCLIKFSEQKNQFEPKTI, encoded by the coding sequence ATGTCAAAAACATCAGTACAGTTCGAGAAAGTTATCAGTCAGTGTCGTGATCTTTTCAGTAAAAAATTACAAGACTACGGGCCAGCATGGAGGGTTTTAAGACCTAGCTCCATTACAGATCAGATTTATATCAAAGTGAACAGAATCCGTACGTTGCAAATGACTGATGTAAAAATGGTGGATGAAAGTGAAGAGGATGAATTTATCGCCATTGTGAACTACTCTATCATTGGACTTATTCAGCTTGAAAAGGGGCTTTCCAATGATTTTAACGAAAATAAGGAAGAAATTTTAAGTCTGTATGATAAATATTCCCATGAAGCGCAGGCTTTAATGGAAAGAAAAAACCATGATTATGGAGAAGCATGGAGAGATATGAGAATCTCTTCTATTACAGATCTTATTTATCAAAAAGTATTAAGAACCAAACAGATTGAAGACAATCAGGGAAAGACCATCGTATCAGAAGGCCTTGATGCTAACTATTTCGACATGCTGAATTATGCTGTTTTCTGTCTTATTAAATTCTCTGAACAAAAAAACCAATTCGAACCCAAAACTATTTAA
- a CDS encoding TerB family tellurite resistance protein, which translates to MQKSNKSIAGYHLLMILSSVDGEFAPEEGMLVQQYLADEFPFRMNLDNELETLALLQPEEWKDHFEFHARCFHDDSTEDERVKFAQFAKSLIKADHKVTEEEHTFYILLKNLWGLA; encoded by the coding sequence ATGCAAAAATCAAATAAATCTATCGCTGGTTACCACTTATTAATGATCCTTTCTTCTGTAGACGGAGAATTTGCTCCTGAAGAAGGAATGTTGGTACAACAATATCTGGCAGATGAATTTCCCTTCAGAATGAACCTTGATAATGAGTTGGAAACCCTTGCTCTTTTACAGCCTGAAGAATGGAAAGACCACTTTGAATTCCATGCAAGATGTTTTCACGATGATTCTACAGAAGATGAGCGTGTAAAATTTGCTCAGTTTGCTAAATCTCTGATCAAAGCAGATCATAAGGTAACTGAAGAAGAACATACTTTCTATATTCTTCTGAAAAACCTTTGGGGATTGGCATAA
- a CDS encoding S9 family peptidase, translated as MKKIYLGLLVMSASTFQSQKFPDLKAPVAEKQEHIREIHGDKVNDPYYWMIDYFKKGKDSSKVVDYLKAENTYWAGMMKDTEPFREKLFQEMKARIKEKDESVPVFKNGYFYYTRTEAGKQYFKYCRKKDSLTAPEELLLDVDKQAEGHSYYSASGFSISPDNTKMIFGVDNVSRRQYSLFLKDLNTGKITDLGIKNTAGSSEWANDNKTIFYTENNPETLLSEKIKKHILGTDASKDIAVYEEKDKTNYISVYKSKNEKFILIYSGATTSSETRYLDADRPDGDFKIFQLRMKNILYTVTPLEDKFLIKTNKDALNFKVVETPLDKTGVENWKDFVPHRTEVLLESITAFKNYLIFSERQNGLTQLVIYDRKTGKQEFLKFDEPAYTVFSLGNPEYNTDNFRFGYTSMITPSSQYEQDLKTGKRTLLKQQEVLGGYNKENYTTERLFATAKDGTKIPISIVYKKGFKKDGNSPLLLYAYGSYGSSMDATFGTNRLSLLDRGFAYAIAHIRGGQEMGRQWYEDGKMMKKKNTFTDFIDSGEYLVKEKYTSPKHLYAQGGSAGGLLMGAIVNMNPNLWNGVISQVPFVDVVNTMLDTSIPLTTNEYDEWGNPNNKEAYFYMKSYSPYENIEKKNYPNLLVTTGLHDSQVQYFEPAKWVAKLREMKTDKNVLLLKTDMEYGHGGASGRFDYLKDLALVYAFMFKLEGINK; from the coding sequence ATGAAAAAAATTTATCTAGGATTATTAGTAATGAGTGCATCTACATTTCAATCGCAGAAATTTCCGGATCTAAAAGCGCCTGTTGCAGAAAAACAGGAACACATCAGAGAAATCCATGGTGATAAGGTCAATGATCCTTATTACTGGATGATTGATTATTTTAAAAAAGGAAAAGATTCTAGCAAAGTCGTTGATTATTTAAAAGCTGAAAACACTTATTGGGCAGGCATGATGAAAGATACAGAACCTTTCAGAGAAAAGCTTTTCCAGGAAATGAAAGCCAGAATCAAGGAAAAAGATGAGTCTGTACCGGTTTTCAAAAACGGATATTTTTATTATACCCGTACAGAAGCGGGGAAACAATATTTTAAATATTGCAGAAAAAAAGACAGCCTTACCGCTCCCGAAGAACTTCTTCTGGATGTAGATAAACAGGCTGAAGGTCATTCGTACTATTCTGCTTCAGGATTCAGTATCAGTCCTGATAACACGAAAATGATTTTCGGAGTGGATAATGTTTCCAGAAGACAGTATTCTTTATTTTTAAAAGATCTCAATACAGGAAAGATTACCGATCTGGGGATAAAAAATACAGCCGGATCATCAGAATGGGCCAACGACAATAAAACGATTTTTTACACAGAAAATAACCCGGAAACTCTTTTATCCGAAAAAATAAAAAAACATATTCTGGGTACAGATGCTTCTAAAGACATCGCTGTGTATGAAGAAAAAGACAAAACCAATTACATTTCTGTATACAAATCTAAGAATGAGAAATTTATTCTGATCTATTCAGGAGCCACTACTTCTTCCGAAACAAGATATCTGGATGCAGACCGCCCAGACGGAGATTTCAAGATTTTCCAGCTAAGAATGAAGAACATTCTGTATACTGTGACTCCTCTAGAAGATAAATTCCTGATCAAAACCAATAAAGACGCTCTTAATTTTAAGGTTGTAGAAACGCCTTTAGACAAAACAGGTGTTGAGAATTGGAAAGATTTTGTTCCGCACAGAACAGAGGTGTTATTGGAAAGTATAACAGCCTTCAAAAACTATCTGATTTTTAGTGAAAGACAAAATGGACTTACCCAATTGGTCATCTATGACCGAAAAACTGGTAAACAGGAGTTTTTAAAGTTTGATGAGCCTGCTTACACTGTTTTTTCATTAGGAAATCCTGAGTATAATACAGATAATTTCCGTTTTGGATATACGTCTATGATTACTCCAAGTTCTCAGTATGAACAGGATTTAAAAACCGGAAAAAGAACTCTTCTAAAACAGCAGGAAGTTTTAGGTGGTTATAATAAAGAAAACTATACTACGGAGAGACTTTTCGCTACGGCAAAAGACGGAACCAAGATTCCAATTTCAATAGTATACAAAAAAGGATTCAAAAAAGATGGAAACAGTCCGTTATTACTGTATGCTTATGGTTCTTACGGAAGTTCTATGGATGCTACCTTTGGCACCAACAGACTTAGCCTTTTAGACAGAGGTTTTGCTTATGCTATTGCTCACATCCGTGGAGGTCAGGAAATGGGAAGACAGTGGTATGAAGACGGGAAAATGATGAAAAAGAAAAACACGTTTACCGATTTCATCGATTCTGGAGAATATCTCGTGAAAGAAAAATATACCTCTCCTAAACATTTATATGCTCAGGGAGGAAGTGCCGGAGGTCTTTTAATGGGAGCTATCGTTAATATGAATCCTAATCTTTGGAATGGTGTTATTTCTCAGGTACCTTTCGTAGATGTTGTCAATACGATGCTTGATACGAGTATTCCTTTGACGACTAATGAGTATGATGAATGGGGTAATCCTAACAATAAGGAGGCTTATTTCTATATGAAATCTTATTCACCATATGAAAATATCGAAAAGAAAAACTATCCTAATCTATTGGTAACAACGGGTCTTCATGATTCTCAGGTACAGTATTTTGAACCTGCTAAATGGGTAGCCAAACTGAGAGAGATGAAAACGGATAAAAACGTTTTACTATTAAAAACAGACATGGAATATGGTCATGGTGGGGCTTCCGGCAGATTTGATTATCTGAAGGATCTTGCTTTGGTGTATGCTTTCATGTTTAAATTGGAAGGAATTAATAAATAA
- a CDS encoding GxxExxY protein, with protein sequence MTENEISYIVRKSVFNVYNQLGPGLLESVYQKILIYELEQNGVSVKSEVILPVYYDNKKFDINFKIDILVEDKVILELKSVKELDNVYYKQLYTYLRLSDKKLGLLINFNTTNILDNIKRVVNNL encoded by the coding sequence ATGACAGAAAATGAAATTTCATATATTGTACGAAAGAGTGTTTTCAATGTTTATAACCAGCTAGGCCCTGGTTTACTTGAATCTGTATATCAAAAAATTCTAATCTATGAATTAGAACAAAATGGAGTGAGTGTTAAATCCGAAGTGATACTTCCTGTTTATTATGACAATAAAAAATTTGATATCAATTTTAAAATTGACATTCTAGTGGAAGATAAAGTTATTTTAGAACTGAAATCTGTAAAAGAGCTTGATAATGTTTATTACAAACAATTATATACTTATTTGAGATTGTCGGACAAGAAATTGGGACTATTAATTAACTTTAATACAACCAATATTTTAGATAATATAAAAAGAGTGGTCAATAATCTGTAA
- the tpiA gene encoding triose-phosphate isomerase, whose protein sequence is MRRKIVAGNWKMNKNVIDAQQLMIQLLSYKNNNATNCEVWIAPPSLYLMMAKDIFEKDEIGVFSQDMSEHESGAYTGEISADMLESIDATGSLIGHSERRQYHGETDSHCNRKVKLALDKGLTPIYCNGETLEQRKAGQHLEVVKNQTEVALFTLSAEEIKKVVIAYEPVWAIGTGETASPEQAQEIHAHIRNTIATKYGQEVADEVSILYGGSVKPDNAKEIFSQPDIDGGLIGGAALKLEDFSKIIEAFN, encoded by the coding sequence ATGAGAAGAAAAATAGTTGCAGGCAACTGGAAAATGAACAAAAATGTAATTGATGCACAACAATTAATGATTCAATTGCTAAGCTATAAAAACAATAATGCTACCAACTGTGAGGTTTGGATCGCTCCCCCATCTTTGTATCTAATGATGGCTAAAGACATCTTTGAAAAGGATGAGATCGGTGTATTTTCGCAGGACATGAGTGAGCACGAAAGCGGAGCATACACAGGAGAAATTTCTGCTGATATGTTGGAATCTATCGACGCTACAGGTTCTTTGATCGGACACTCTGAAAGAAGACAGTACCATGGTGAAACAGATTCTCACTGTAACAGAAAAGTAAAATTAGCATTGGATAAAGGTCTTACTCCCATCTATTGCAATGGAGAAACTCTTGAACAAAGAAAAGCAGGACAACACCTTGAGGTGGTTAAAAACCAAACTGAAGTAGCTCTTTTCACACTTTCTGCTGAAGAGATCAAAAAAGTGGTTATCGCTTACGAACCGGTTTGGGCTATCGGAACAGGAGAAACTGCTAGTCCGGAACAGGCTCAGGAAATTCATGCTCATATCAGAAATACAATTGCCACTAAGTACGGGCAAGAAGTAGCTGATGAGGTTTCTATCCTTTATGGAGGTTCTGTGAAACCAGACAATGCTAAGGAAATTTTCTCTCAACCGGATATTGACGGTGGTTTGATTGGAGGTGCTGCTTTAAAATTAGAGGATTTCTCTAAAATTATTGAGGCTTTCAACTAA
- a CDS encoding esterase-like activity of phytase family protein yields MGTDNYGLDSESIVAAADGTFWVSDEYGPHIVHYNADGVELERISPIGVNTGNRKLPAVLAKRRANRGMEGLCITPDGKTLVGTIQSMMFVPSKALATNTTLTRIVTFDITTGKTKQYLYKQDGGASDSVCDITALGNNEFLVIERDGNFGTQSGIKKVYRINLAEATDVNGTDLAAADGMLVNGKALEQCTWDELTKAGIKPVSKKLAVDLVAKLGYEHDKFEGIVYLGNNKLAVFNDDDFGVVDDGNGNPKAKILPKTGKVDKGTMYVVDIQ; encoded by the coding sequence TTGGGCACAGATAATTATGGTTTAGACAGTGAAAGTATTGTGGCAGCAGCAGATGGGACATTCTGGGTATCCGATGAATACGGTCCGCATATTGTTCATTACAATGCCGATGGAGTAGAGCTTGAAAGAATAAGCCCGATTGGTGTAAATACAGGAAATAGAAAATTACCTGCCGTTTTGGCGAAAAGAAGAGCCAATAGAGGGATGGAAGGACTTTGTATAACTCCGGATGGAAAAACATTAGTAGGAACCATACAATCTATGATGTTTGTTCCTTCAAAAGCTTTGGCAACCAATACAACCTTAACGAGGATCGTTACTTTCGATATCACCACCGGAAAAACAAAGCAATATCTTTATAAACAGGATGGCGGAGCTTCCGACTCAGTTTGTGATATTACAGCATTAGGTAATAATGAATTTCTTGTTATTGAGAGAGACGGTAATTTTGGAACACAAAGTGGAATTAAAAAAGTGTACAGAATTAATCTAGCTGAAGCCACAGATGTAAACGGAACTGATCTTGCAGCTGCAGACGGAATGCTGGTCAATGGAAAAGCTCTGGAACAATGTACATGGGATGAGCTTACCAAGGCAGGGATTAAACCTGTTTCTAAAAAATTAGCAGTAGACCTGGTGGCTAAACTGGGATATGAACATGATAAATTCGAGGGAATTGTTTATTTAGGAAATAATAAACTGGCTGTTTTCAATGATGATGACTTTGGAGTAGTAGATGATGGGAACGGAAATCCTAAAGCAAAAATACTTCCTAAAACCGGGAAGGTAGATAAAGGAACTATGTACGTAGTCGATATTCAATAA